The segment TAAAGCAGCTAATCTTGTCTTTCGCCGTAGAACACAGAAGAGAGGCAATTTTGAACTTATGAGTAGATACCCAACTGATCCACGGCAAGTCATATACGCCTGCGGAAGCGGCAAATGCCAGAAACGCGGCGGCAAAGAGCTACGCAAAATCATGCGTGATGAGCTGAAGCAAGCCGGTTTGAAAGATGAAGTAGAAATCATCAAAACT is part of the Rufibacter tibetensis genome and harbors:
- a CDS encoding (2Fe-2S) ferredoxin domain-containing protein; translated protein: MSRYPTDPRQVIYACGSGKCQKRGGKELRKIMRDELKQAGLKDEVEIIKTDCTDRCKHGPIFSIQPQNIWLHDMSEAQVLQVFREQVMGK